A single genomic interval of Piliocolobus tephrosceles isolate RC106 chromosome 7, ASM277652v3, whole genome shotgun sequence harbors:
- the CTHRC1 gene encoding collagen triple helix repeat-containing protein 1 isoform X1, translated as MRPQGPAASPQRLRSLLLLLLLQLPAPSSASEIPKGKQKAQLRQREVVDLYNGMCLQGPAGVPGRDGSPGANGIPGTPGIPGRDGFKGEKGECLRESFEESWTPNYKQCSWSSLNYGIDLGKIAECTFTKMRSNSALRVLFSGSLRLKCRNACCQRWYFTFNGAECSGPLPIEAIIYLDQGSPEMNSTINIHRTSSVEGLCEGIGAGLVDVAIWVGTCSDYPKGDASTGWNSVSRIIIEELPK; from the exons ATGCGACCCCAGGGCCCCGCCGCCTCCCCGCAGCGGCTCCGAAGCCtcctgctgctcctgctgctgcagctgcccGCGCCGTCGAGCGCCTCTGAGATCCCCAAGGGGAAGCAAAAGGCGCAGCTCCGGCAGAGGGAGGTGGTGGACCTG TATAATGGAATGTGCTTACAAGGGCCAGCAGGAGTGCCTGGTCGAGATGGGAGCCCTGGGGCCAATGGCATTCCAGGTACCCCTGGGATTCCAGGTCGGGATGGATTCAAAGGAGAAAAGGGGGAATGTTTGAGGGAAAGCTTTGAGGAGTCCTGGACACCCAACTACAAGCAGTGTTCATGGAGTTCACTGAATTATGGCATAGATCTTGGGAAAATCGCG GAGTGTACATTTACAAAGATGCGTTCAAACAGTGCTCTAAGAGTTTTGTTCAGTGGCTCACTTCGGCTAAAATGCAGAAATGCATGCTGTCAGCGTTGGTATTTCACATTCAATGGAGCTGAATGTTCAGGACCTCTTCCCATTGAAGCTATCATTTATTTGGACCAAGGAAGCCCTGAAATGAATTCAACAATTAATATTCATCGCACTTCTTCTG TGGAAGGACTTTGTGAAGGAATTGGTGCTGGATTAGTAGATGTTGCTATCTGGGTTGGTACTTGTTCAGATTACCCAAAAGGAGATGCTTCTACTGGATGGAATTCAGTTTCTCGTATCATTATTGAAGAACTAccaaaataa
- the CTHRC1 gene encoding collagen triple helix repeat-containing protein 1 isoform X2: protein MWPPGRSITVKLGEKTVSRKLEMNGRSAFQGLICGKYNGMCLQGPAGVPGRDGSPGANGIPGTPGIPGRDGFKGEKGECLRESFEESWTPNYKQCSWSSLNYGIDLGKIAECTFTKMRSNSALRVLFSGSLRLKCRNACCQRWYFTFNGAECSGPLPIEAIIYLDQGSPEMNSTINIHRTSSVEGLCEGIGAGLVDVAIWVGTCSDYPKGDASTGWNSVSRIIIEELPK, encoded by the exons ATGTGGCCGCCAGGTAGGAGCATCACAGTCAAGCTAGGGGAGAAAACAGTTTCCAGGAAACTGGAAATGAACGGCCGAAGTGCTTTCCAGGGGCTCATCTGTGGGAAG TATAATGGAATGTGCTTACAAGGGCCAGCAGGAGTGCCTGGTCGAGATGGGAGCCCTGGGGCCAATGGCATTCCAGGTACCCCTGGGATTCCAGGTCGGGATGGATTCAAAGGAGAAAAGGGGGAATGTTTGAGGGAAAGCTTTGAGGAGTCCTGGACACCCAACTACAAGCAGTGTTCATGGAGTTCACTGAATTATGGCATAGATCTTGGGAAAATCGCG GAGTGTACATTTACAAAGATGCGTTCAAACAGTGCTCTAAGAGTTTTGTTCAGTGGCTCACTTCGGCTAAAATGCAGAAATGCATGCTGTCAGCGTTGGTATTTCACATTCAATGGAGCTGAATGTTCAGGACCTCTTCCCATTGAAGCTATCATTTATTTGGACCAAGGAAGCCCTGAAATGAATTCAACAATTAATATTCATCGCACTTCTTCTG TGGAAGGACTTTGTGAAGGAATTGGTGCTGGATTAGTAGATGTTGCTATCTGGGTTGGTACTTGTTCAGATTACCCAAAAGGAGATGCTTCTACTGGATGGAATTCAGTTTCTCGTATCATTATTGAAGAACTAccaaaataa